One window of Perca flavescens isolate YP-PL-M2 chromosome 6, PFLA_1.0, whole genome shotgun sequence genomic DNA carries:
- the LOC114557980 gene encoding calpain-2 catalytic subunit-like isoform X1, producing MTSTADQLARQQDREQGIGTNEKTVKFSQQDYETLRQQCLKSGRLFEDNCFPAEPTSLGYNELGPNSSKTKGVVWKRPKELCSNPKFIDDGATRMDICQGSLGDCWLLAAIASLTLDQDILARVVPQEQSFTKGYAGIFHFQIWQFGEWVDVVIDDRLPTRNGKLLFVHSAVGLEFWSALLEKAYAKLYGSYEALKGGNTTEGFQDFTGGIAEVYYLDKAPPKLFQLMQKALSLGSLLGCSIDKKTDAETEAVTPLNLFKGHAYSVTGAEEVHFQGEPVQLLRIRNPWGNKEWTGPWSDGSSEWNNVSKDEKSKLNHAADDGEFWMSYSDFIKQFSRLEICNLTPDTLMSGDVAHWKHYQFEGTWRVGSTAGGCSKFSDTFSSNPQFVVHLEDLDDDPLDGKDGCTFLVGLMQKDGRQQKKLGRKLESIGFAIYKVPDQYKGQSNVHLGPDVLLRQRPVAKCSFVPTREVCNRFKLPPGEYAIVPSTFEPDKNGSFLLRVFSEKHAAARYCVTVT from the exons ATGACATCCACGGCAGATCAGCTGGCCCGTCAGCAGGACAGGGAACAAGGCATTGGCACAAACGAGAAAACAGTGAAGTTCTCCCAGCAGGATTATGAGACTCTGCGCCAGCAGTGTTTGAAGAGTGGACGCCTGTTTGAGGACAACTGCTTCCCAGCTGAGCCCACATCACTGGGCTACAATGAGCTGGGACCAAACTCATCCAAAACCAAGGGGGTTGTTTGGAAAAGGCCAAAG GAGCTGTGCTCAAACCCAAAGTTCATTGATGATGGAGCCACAAGGATGGACATTTGCCAAGGATCTCTGG GTGACTGTTGGCTTCTGGCTGCAATAGCCAGTCTGACTCTAGACCAGGACATCCTGGCTCGCGTGGTGCCCCAGGAACAGAGTTTTACTAAAGGTTACGCTGGGATATTTCACTTCCAG ATCTGGCAGTTTGGTGAGTGGGTGGATGTGGTGATCGATGACCGTTTACCAACAAGAAATGGAAAGCTGCTGTTCGTTCACTCAGCGGTGGGCTTAGAGTTTTGGAGCGCACTGCTGGAGAAGGCCTACGCCAA GTTGTATGGCAGCTATGAGGCCCTGAAAGGAGGAAACACTACTGAGGGGTTTCAGGATTTCACAGGAGGGATTGCAGAAGTATACTACTTAGACAAAGCTCCACCGAAGCTCTTCCAACTCATGCAGAAGGCCCTGAGCCTGGGTTCACTGCTTGGTTGCTCTATTGATAAA AAAACCGATGCCGAGACAGAGGCAGTTACACCTCTCAATCTTTTCAAGGGACATGCATACTCAGTCACTGGTGCAGAGGAG GTTCATTTCCAAGGCGAGCCGGTTCAGCTGCTTCGCATCAGGAACCCATGGGGTAACAAGGAGTGGACTGGGCCTTGGAGTGATGG GTCCAGTGAATGGAACAATGTCAGCAAAGATGAGAAATCAAAGTTGAACCATGCAGCTGATGATGGAGAATTCTG GATGTCCTATTCAGACTTTATCAAGCAGTTCTCCAGGCTGGAGATCTGTAACTTGACCCCAGACACGCTCATGAGTGGTGATGTGGCCCACTGGAAGCATTACCAGTTTGAAGGGACATGGAGGGTGGGCTCTACTGCAGGCGGCTGCAGCAAGTTCTCAG ACACATTCTCGTCCAACCCTCAGTTTGTGGTGCACCTGGAGGATTTGGATGATGATCCCCTGGATGGGAAGGATGGATGTACCTTTCTGGTTGGGCTCATGCAAAAGGATGGGCGACAACAGAAGAAGCTCGGCCGCAAACTTGAGAGCATTGGCTTTGCCATTTATAAG GTCCCAGACCAG TACAAAGGCCAAAGCAATGTTCACCTGGGTCCAGATGTCCTGCTGCGACAGAGACCTGTGGCCAAGTGCTCTTTCGTCCCTACACGGGAAGTGTGCAACCGCTTTAAACTTCCTCCAGGAGAATATGCCATTGTTCCCTCGACCTTCGAGCCTGACAAGAATGGCAGCTTCCTTCTCAGGGTGTTCTCTGAGAAACATGCTGCAGCCAGGTATTGTGTTACAGTAACATAG
- the LOC114557980 gene encoding calpain-2 catalytic subunit-like isoform X2 has product MTSTADQLARQQDREQGIGTNEKTVKFSQQDYETLRQQCLKSGRLFEDNCFPAEPTSLGYNELGPNSSKTKGVVWKRPKELCSNPKFIDDGATRMDICQGSLGDCWLLAAIASLTLDQDILARVVPQEQSFTKGYAGIFHFQIWQFGEWVDVVIDDRLPTRNGKLLFVHSAVGLEFWSALLEKAYAKLYGSYEALKGGNTTEGFQDFTGGIAEVYYLDKAPPKLFQLMQKALSLGSLLGCSIDKKTDAETEAVTPLNLFKGHAYSVTGAEEVHFQGEPVQLLRIRNPWGNKEWTGPWSDGSSEWNNVSKDEKSKLNHAADDGEFWMSYSDFIKQFSRLEICNLTPDTLMSGDVAHWKHYQFEGTWRVGSTAGGCSKFSDTFSSNPQFVVHLEDLDDDPLDGKDGCTFLVGLMQKDGRQQKKLGRKLESIGFAIYKVPDQYKGQSNVHLGPDVLLRQRPVAKCSFVPTREVCNRFKLPPGEYAIVPSTFEPDKNGSFLLRVFSEKHAAARST; this is encoded by the exons ATGACATCCACGGCAGATCAGCTGGCCCGTCAGCAGGACAGGGAACAAGGCATTGGCACAAACGAGAAAACAGTGAAGTTCTCCCAGCAGGATTATGAGACTCTGCGCCAGCAGTGTTTGAAGAGTGGACGCCTGTTTGAGGACAACTGCTTCCCAGCTGAGCCCACATCACTGGGCTACAATGAGCTGGGACCAAACTCATCCAAAACCAAGGGGGTTGTTTGGAAAAGGCCAAAG GAGCTGTGCTCAAACCCAAAGTTCATTGATGATGGAGCCACAAGGATGGACATTTGCCAAGGATCTCTGG GTGACTGTTGGCTTCTGGCTGCAATAGCCAGTCTGACTCTAGACCAGGACATCCTGGCTCGCGTGGTGCCCCAGGAACAGAGTTTTACTAAAGGTTACGCTGGGATATTTCACTTCCAG ATCTGGCAGTTTGGTGAGTGGGTGGATGTGGTGATCGATGACCGTTTACCAACAAGAAATGGAAAGCTGCTGTTCGTTCACTCAGCGGTGGGCTTAGAGTTTTGGAGCGCACTGCTGGAGAAGGCCTACGCCAA GTTGTATGGCAGCTATGAGGCCCTGAAAGGAGGAAACACTACTGAGGGGTTTCAGGATTTCACAGGAGGGATTGCAGAAGTATACTACTTAGACAAAGCTCCACCGAAGCTCTTCCAACTCATGCAGAAGGCCCTGAGCCTGGGTTCACTGCTTGGTTGCTCTATTGATAAA AAAACCGATGCCGAGACAGAGGCAGTTACACCTCTCAATCTTTTCAAGGGACATGCATACTCAGTCACTGGTGCAGAGGAG GTTCATTTCCAAGGCGAGCCGGTTCAGCTGCTTCGCATCAGGAACCCATGGGGTAACAAGGAGTGGACTGGGCCTTGGAGTGATGG GTCCAGTGAATGGAACAATGTCAGCAAAGATGAGAAATCAAAGTTGAACCATGCAGCTGATGATGGAGAATTCTG GATGTCCTATTCAGACTTTATCAAGCAGTTCTCCAGGCTGGAGATCTGTAACTTGACCCCAGACACGCTCATGAGTGGTGATGTGGCCCACTGGAAGCATTACCAGTTTGAAGGGACATGGAGGGTGGGCTCTACTGCAGGCGGCTGCAGCAAGTTCTCAG ACACATTCTCGTCCAACCCTCAGTTTGTGGTGCACCTGGAGGATTTGGATGATGATCCCCTGGATGGGAAGGATGGATGTACCTTTCTGGTTGGGCTCATGCAAAAGGATGGGCGACAACAGAAGAAGCTCGGCCGCAAACTTGAGAGCATTGGCTTTGCCATTTATAAG GTCCCAGACCAG TACAAAGGCCAAAGCAATGTTCACCTGGGTCCAGATGTCCTGCTGCGACAGAGACCTGTGGCCAAGTGCTCTTTCGTCCCTACACGGGAAGTGTGCAACCGCTTTAAACTTCCTCCAGGAGAATATGCCATTGTTCCCTCGACCTTCGAGCCTGACAAGAATGGCAGCTTCCTTCTCAGGGTGTTCTCTGAGAAACATGCTGCAGCCAG ATCAACATGA